Proteins from one Shewanella pealeana ATCC 700345 genomic window:
- a CDS encoding crotonase/enoyl-CoA hydratase family protein, which produces MTDDLVRITKENGIAFVSLNRPDKYNALNYELFKQIDRCIKTLARDKTLTAVVLFGEGGNFSSGLDVKSVMSSPLDAVKLLFKFLPGNANLAQRVSIGWRRLPVPVIAVLEGICYGGGMQIVLGADFRIAAPDCKMSIMEAKWGLVPDMAGLAGLRELMPKDQALMLTMSADVISAEKALSMNLITAVEDNPMAAASKLASKLSQTSPDANAAIKRSINKSWSAPVRLLLGRESWYQVRLLLGKNRVIAALRQTKKPDKTYRNRQSGW; this is translated from the coding sequence ATGACTGATGATTTAGTACGTATTACCAAGGAGAATGGCATTGCTTTTGTGAGTCTTAATCGGCCAGATAAGTATAATGCATTGAATTACGAGCTTTTTAAGCAGATTGATCGCTGCATAAAAACACTAGCGCGAGACAAAACGCTTACTGCCGTAGTGCTTTTTGGTGAAGGTGGTAATTTCAGCTCAGGCTTGGATGTAAAAAGTGTGATGAGCTCGCCGTTAGACGCGGTTAAATTACTGTTTAAGTTTCTTCCTGGTAACGCCAATCTCGCCCAGCGCGTTTCTATAGGATGGCGACGATTACCCGTTCCCGTTATCGCGGTGCTAGAGGGGATTTGTTATGGCGGCGGCATGCAAATAGTCTTAGGTGCCGATTTTAGAATCGCTGCACCAGATTGCAAGATGTCGATAATGGAAGCTAAATGGGGGCTCGTGCCTGATATGGCTGGCTTAGCGGGCTTGCGAGAGTTAATGCCAAAAGATCAGGCGCTTATGTTAACAATGTCGGCAGATGTTATCTCTGCTGAAAAGGCCTTATCCATGAATTTGATTACGGCTGTGGAAGATAATCCTATGGCCGCAGCTAGCAAATTGGCGAGTAAGTTATCGCAAACCTCTCCCGATGCCAATGCGGCAATTAAGCGCAGTATAAATAAGAGTTGGTCGGCTCCCGTTCGACTGCTGTTAGGGCGTGAGTCTTGGTATCAGGTGCGCTTATTATTGGGAAAAAATCGAGTGATTGCAGCATTAAGACAGACTAAGAAACCAGATAAAACTTATAGAAACAGGCAATCAGGCTGGTAA